In Aminobacterium sp. MB27-C1, a single genomic region encodes these proteins:
- a CDS encoding site-2 protease family protein, translated as MHFPSLPELLLSLPAVLWAITFHEFCHGYMAYILGDPTAERAGRLTLNPLAHLDPVGAIMLLIFRFGWAKPVPIDSRYFKKPRRDLFLVSIAGVVGNLLTAALVGILVRIFPSFFLGNPALRLFMFLMVVINVGLAVFNLIPIPPLDGSKVLYSIMPPHWLEKYFWLERYGFIILMLLLALGVIQAVMNPIVFFLIRLIL; from the coding sequence ATGCATTTTCCGTCTCTACCTGAATTATTATTGAGTCTTCCTGCCGTATTGTGGGCGATAACATTTCACGAGTTTTGCCATGGCTATATGGCTTACATATTAGGTGATCCTACAGCTGAAAGAGCAGGACGATTGACACTTAACCCCTTAGCACACTTAGATCCCGTTGGAGCAATAATGCTTCTGATTTTCCGTTTTGGCTGGGCCAAACCAGTTCCCATAGATTCTCGTTATTTCAAAAAACCGAGACGAGATCTCTTTCTTGTTTCTATTGCTGGAGTGGTGGGCAACTTGCTTACAGCGGCTTTGGTAGGAATACTTGTTCGTATCTTCCCTTCTTTCTTTTTGGGTAATCCGGCTCTTCGACTTTTTATGTTTCTCATGGTTGTAATCAACGTGGGATTGGCTGTCTTTAACTTAATCCCAATTCCGCCACTTGATGGTTCAAAAGTTCTTTACTCTATTATGCCTCCTCACTGGCTGGAAAAGTACTTCTGGCTGGAACGTTATGGGTTCATCATTCTTATGCTTTTGCTGGCTCTCGGTGTAATCCAAGCCGTAATGAACCCCATTGTATTTTTCCTGATTCGCTTGATATTGTAG
- the surE gene encoding 5'/3'-nucleotidase SurE, whose protein sequence is MILKILLTNDDGVFAPGLVTLASYLSSKGYTWTVVAPDRERSSVGHAITLTRPLRLSEISQGVYPSGQRVYACDGTPSDCVVLGVEEVSPEVNMVISGINNGPNVGDDLTYSGTVSAAMEGVIMGRPSIAVSLNCSSRDEVCHYDTAAIVIGKILEVLEKEPLDEGVLLNVNVPNLPIPLLKGVRVTRKGVRLYEGKVTQLRDPHGRVYFWVSGRPEDQLIEGCDVWALANGYVSITPVHMDMTHYPSVERYSNNGLEKINF, encoded by the coding sequence GTGATATTGAAGATACTTTTGACAAATGACGATGGTGTATTTGCGCCGGGTCTTGTAACGTTAGCTTCCTATCTTTCCAGTAAAGGATATACATGGACGGTTGTTGCTCCTGATAGAGAGAGAAGCAGTGTTGGACATGCCATTACTTTGACTCGCCCTCTTCGTTTATCAGAAATTAGCCAGGGGGTCTATCCCTCAGGTCAGAGGGTTTATGCTTGTGATGGTACTCCGTCTGATTGTGTTGTTTTAGGAGTCGAGGAAGTATCTCCTGAGGTCAACATGGTTATATCGGGAATAAACAATGGGCCTAATGTAGGAGATGATCTCACCTATTCAGGGACTGTTTCGGCAGCTATGGAAGGCGTTATTATGGGGCGCCCCTCAATTGCTGTCTCACTGAATTGCAGCAGTCGTGACGAAGTATGCCATTATGATACGGCAGCTATCGTTATAGGAAAAATTCTAGAAGTTCTAGAGAAGGAACCGCTAGATGAAGGTGTCTTGCTTAATGTAAATGTGCCTAATCTTCCTATCCCTCTTTTAAAAGGAGTACGTGTTACACGCAAAGGCGTGCGCCTTTATGAAGGAAAAGTTACACAACTGAGAGATCCCCATGGCCGAGTTTATTTTTGGGTATCAGGTCGTCCCGAAGATCAGCTTATTGAAGGTTGTGATGTTTGGGCTTTGGCGAACGGTTATGTGTCGATTACGCCTGTACATATGGATATGACTCATTATCCGTCGGTTGAACGTTATTCGAATAATGGACTTGAAAAAATAAACTTTTAG